The Spirosoma oryzicola genome contains a region encoding:
- a CDS encoding helix-turn-helix domain-containing protein yields MSVWIYLCGMYERKLPLELDCGLHLFMEVLNGKWKLSLIWSIHSGIRRPGALHRKLSRASRRLLDSQLSQLVEQGILSKTSFVQKPLKVEYQLTDLGQSLIPVIELTAQWGEAHRDVLEPLLINERSTPS; encoded by the coding sequence GTGTCTGTATGGATTTATCTTTGCGGGATGTACGAGCGAAAATTACCCCTCGAGCTGGACTGCGGCCTGCACCTATTTATGGAAGTGCTGAATGGAAAGTGGAAGCTTAGCCTGATCTGGAGCATTCATTCGGGCATCCGGCGGCCTGGTGCCTTGCATCGTAAACTCTCCCGAGCGTCTCGCCGACTCTTAGATTCTCAATTGAGCCAATTGGTCGAGCAGGGTATCTTGTCCAAAACTAGTTTTGTTCAAAAGCCCTTAAAAGTGGAATATCAACTGACGGACTTGGGCCAAAGTTTGATACCAGTAATTGAACTGACCGCGCAATGGGGTGAGGCTCATCGAGATGTATTGGAACCGCTCCTGATCAACGAGCGGTCAACACCGTCCTGA